The following are encoded in a window of Ruminiclostridium herbifermentans genomic DNA:
- a CDS encoding DUF3226 domain-containing protein gives MKYYIIVTEGFTDCATVESILEKFLGYTLYFKYNDLPNIFQRMVGKYPNEIGELQKKDSPSFYYKNNINLAVKQANGCSKIAKTVSNLLEILSISEILQDFKGFIIITDTDTKNKSELISYFRKEFANNNISLNGETITYENNEVQCYMNFIPQEGQGAIEKLLLDCSKINFSSLFDLTNTFREQLLAEGYSDIRKKYWATNDEVQSFYADKVQFGFISSVLKPDRPMRYTIKDEIISSKFEKELLEIPEYYNLYNFIKSKLT, from the coding sequence ATGAAATACTATATAATTGTGACAGAAGGTTTTACGGATTGTGCTACTGTAGAAAGTATTTTAGAGAAATTTTTAGGATATACTTTATATTTTAAGTATAATGATTTACCAAACATATTTCAAAGAATGGTAGGAAAATATCCAAATGAAATTGGTGAATTACAGAAGAAAGATTCACCTAGTTTCTATTATAAAAATAATATTAATTTAGCAGTTAAGCAAGCCAATGGATGTTCAAAAATAGCAAAGACTGTTAGTAATTTATTAGAAATATTATCGATATCCGAAATACTTCAAGACTTTAAAGGTTTTATAATTATTACTGATACTGACACAAAGAACAAAAGTGAATTAATAAGTTATTTTCGTAAAGAATTTGCAAATAATAATATTAGTTTAAATGGTGAAACAATTACATATGAAAATAATGAAGTACAATGCTATATGAACTTCATTCCTCAAGAAGGACAGGGTGCAATAGAGAAGTTATTATTAGATTGTTCTAAAATTAATTTTTCTAGTCTTTTTGATTTGACGAATACATTTAGAGAACAATTATTAGCTGAAGGCTATTCAGATATAAGAAAAAAATATTGGGCTACAAACGATGAGGTTCAATCTTTTTATGCGGATAAAGTTCAGTTTGGTTTTATATCTTCTGTTTTAAAACCAGATAGACCAATGAGATATACCATAAAAGACGAAATAATAAGTTCTAAATTTGAAAAAGAATTATTAGAGATACCCGAGTACTATAATTTGTATAATTTTATTAAAAGTAAACTTACATAA
- a CDS encoding vWA domain-containing protein, translating to MGGNKKSIKVFGVLVVISALVFGIIYGGISLTKNMGKSAKVVSTENAMETLNKLYEDITVNTITPRKAQVNLEPVDVKESLPDISKYPPQVDNTTNKYIEIFSSTEKAGEKKDGWLVETAKAFNDANIEINGEPVSVRIRGIASGQGMDYIVSGKYLPDAFTPSNELWGEMMKAKGTKVTLVEKRLAGNVAGVLLSRDKSDEMIKKYGAVNLKTITDAVAANEIAMGYTNPFASSTGLNFLISTLSTFDSKELLSVKAIQGFEKFQTNIPFVAYTTLQMRESAQSGVLDGFILEYQTFMNTPELNSDYIFTPFGVRHDSPMYIIGDISAEKKEILNKFIEFCKSEKSQKLAAEYGFNQLDDYIPEINTATGDVISKAQSLWKEKKDVNNDIAAVFVADISGSMNGVPLNNLKKSLLSGSQYILKDTSIGLVSFSTDVNINLPIAKFDLNQRSLFTGAVTDLTANGSTAMFDAIVVASKMLIEEKAKNPNAKLMLFVLSDGETNYGHSLDDVIDILKAFKIPIYTIGYNANIKALETLSQINEAANINADSEDVVYKLGSLFNAQM from the coding sequence ATGGGAGGAAATAAAAAGTCCATAAAGGTTTTTGGAGTTTTAGTTGTAATATCTGCATTAGTTTTTGGAATTATTTATGGGGGAATTTCATTAACAAAGAACATGGGTAAAAGTGCTAAAGTTGTTTCAACTGAAAACGCAATGGAAACCCTAAATAAACTATACGAAGACATTACGGTTAATACTATTACACCTAGAAAGGCGCAGGTGAATCTTGAACCTGTAGATGTAAAAGAGTCTTTACCTGATATATCAAAGTATCCTCCTCAGGTTGACAATACAACAAACAAATATATCGAAATATTTTCTTCTACAGAAAAAGCAGGAGAGAAAAAGGATGGTTGGCTAGTTGAAACAGCAAAGGCTTTTAATGATGCTAACATAGAAATAAATGGGGAGCCAGTTTCGGTAAGAATAAGAGGAATTGCTTCAGGGCAGGGAATGGATTATATTGTTTCAGGCAAATATCTTCCTGATGCATTTACTCCTTCTAATGAACTATGGGGCGAAATGATGAAGGCAAAAGGAACAAAGGTAACGCTGGTTGAAAAAAGACTTGCTGGGAATGTTGCAGGTGTTTTGCTTTCAAGAGACAAGTCTGATGAAATGATAAAGAAATATGGAGCAGTAAACCTAAAAACTATTACCGATGCAGTTGCAGCAAATGAAATTGCTATGGGGTATACCAACCCTTTTGCAAGTTCTACTGGCTTGAATTTCTTGATTTCGACCTTAAGTACATTTGACAGCAAGGAGTTATTAAGTGTTAAGGCTATTCAAGGTTTTGAAAAGTTTCAGACAAATATTCCTTTTGTTGCTTATACAACCTTACAAATGAGGGAGTCAGCACAGTCTGGAGTACTTGATGGATTCATACTGGAATACCAAACCTTTATGAATACTCCAGAATTAAATTCTGATTACATATTTACTCCATTTGGAGTAAGACATGACAGCCCTATGTATATTATTGGAGATATATCGGCTGAGAAAAAAGAAATACTGAATAAGTTTATAGAATTCTGTAAGTCAGAAAAATCCCAAAAGCTTGCTGCAGAGTATGGATTTAATCAGTTAGATGATTACATACCTGAAATAAATACGGCTACAGGAGATGTTATTTCAAAGGCACAGAGCCTATGGAAGGAAAAAAAGGATGTTAATAATGATATTGCAGCTGTTTTTGTAGCAGATATATCAGGCAGCATGAATGGAGTTCCATTAAATAATTTGAAGAAATCTCTTTTAAGCGGTTCTCAGTATATACTTAAGGATACTTCAATCGGGCTTGTATCGTTTTCTACAGATGTAAATATCAATCTGCCAATTGCTAAGTTTGACCTGAATCAGAGATCCTTATTTACAGGAGCAGTAACTGATTTGACTGCAAATGGAAGTACTGCTATGTTTGATGCTATTGTTGTAGCTTCAAAAATGCTAATTGAGGAAAAAGCAAAGAACCCTAATGCAAAATTAATGCTTTTTGTTTTAAGTGATGGAGAAACAAATTATGGCCATTCTCTAGATGATGTTATTGACATACTCAAAGCTTTTAAAATTCCAATTTACACAATAGGCTATAATGCAAATATAAAAGCATTGGAAACTCTTTCACAAATTAATGAAGCGGCAAATATTAATGCTGACTCTGAGGATGTTGTCTATAAACTTGGTAGTTTGTTTAATGCACAGATGTAA
- the larE gene encoding ATP-dependent sacrificial sulfur transferase LarE, with protein MTIYEKLEKLKSNIKSFQRVAIAFSGGVDSCFLLKVAADVLGNDVVAITAHSSTYPERELNEAIEFAKSYSIKHRIIVSEELEVEGFSDNPVNRCYLCKNELYEKIKEIAKEEGVHYILEGSNVDDLGDFRPGMKAVSEHGVLSPLKDAELTKEEIRLLSKELGLKSWNKQAFACLSSRFPYGEKITHERLRMIDRAEQLLLDLGFKQVRVRFHKDIARIEISQDQFEKIIASEIREKIYEEFKNIGFMYTTLDLKGYRTGSLNEGLTEDKKINN; from the coding sequence ATGACCATTTACGAAAAACTAGAAAAGTTAAAAAGTAATATAAAATCTTTTCAAAGAGTAGCTATTGCCTTTTCAGGAGGTGTAGATTCCTGTTTTCTTTTAAAGGTTGCAGCTGATGTGTTAGGTAATGATGTGGTTGCTATAACGGCACATTCTTCAACGTATCCTGAAAGAGAACTTAATGAGGCTATAGAGTTTGCAAAAAGCTACTCAATTAAACATAGGATTATTGTTTCAGAAGAACTGGAGGTAGAAGGCTTTTCAGACAATCCTGTCAATAGGTGCTACCTTTGTAAAAATGAACTCTATGAAAAAATAAAGGAAATTGCTAAAGAAGAAGGTGTACATTACATTTTAGAAGGTTCAAATGTTGACGATTTAGGTGACTTCAGACCTGGTATGAAGGCAGTAAGCGAACATGGTGTGTTGAGTCCATTGAAGGATGCAGAGTTGACTAAGGAAGAAATTAGACTGCTATCAAAGGAGTTGGGGCTTAAATCATGGAATAAACAAGCCTTTGCATGCCTGTCTTCAAGGTTCCCTTATGGAGAAAAAATTACCCATGAGAGACTTAGAATGATTGATAGGGCGGAGCAGCTTTTACTTGATTTAGGATTTAAACAAGTAAGAGTTAGATTTCATAAAGATATTGCTAGAATTGAAATCAGTCAAGACCAGTTTGAAAAAATAATAGCTTCTGAAATAAGAGAAAAAATATATGAAGAGTTTAAAAATATTGGATTTATGTATACAACACTGGATTTAAAGGGATATAGAACTGGGAGCCTTAATGAAGGACTG
- the tnpA gene encoding IS66 family insertion sequence element accessory protein TnpA: protein MGSVKRTNEEWIKLYEQQRMSGQTLKAWCAENNINLSTMSDKISRLKKAGLLSEQNSRRNRKTKVETKWAEVTSLATDTEIQVEINGFTVIVPVDFNEAAFIRVCKVLKLC from the coding sequence ATGGGCTCAGTTAAACGAACTAATGAGGAATGGATTAAATTATATGAACAGCAACGCATGAGTGGTCAAACACTGAAAGCGTGGTGTGCAGAGAATAATATTAATCTTTCTACAATGTCAGATAAGATTAGTAGGTTAAAGAAAGCTGGTCTTCTTTCTGAGCAAAATTCTCGTCGGAATAGAAAAACAAAGGTTGAAACTAAATGGGCAGAAGTGACATCCTTAGCAACAGATACTGAAATACAAGTAGAAATTAACGGCTTTACAGTTATTGTACCTGTAGACTTTAATGAAGCGGCATTTATACGTGTCTGCAAGGTGTTGAAACTATGTTAA
- a CDS encoding MBL fold metallo-hydrolase produces MELSYSTFKVKTHFLNMINYSYIVVDNESKKAIVVDPAWEIDKIINKLNEENAMLTTILLTHSHEDHTNLANALVKRYNANVYMSEKEINYYGFRCGNLHGLNDFDEIYVNKTKVSCILTAGHTAGGMCYLLENCIFTGDTLFSEGCGLCYGNGASAENMYDSIQKLKSLLAGDILIFPGHSYGVEPGKPFGYLGFINAYLSFDNKKKFVEFRNRKNIRGIFNFK; encoded by the coding sequence ATGGAGCTTAGCTACAGTACTTTTAAAGTAAAAACACATTTTTTAAATATGATAAATTACTCCTACATAGTTGTGGATAATGAGAGTAAGAAAGCAATAGTTGTGGATCCTGCTTGGGAAATTGATAAAATTATAAACAAGCTGAATGAAGAAAATGCCATGTTAACAACTATTTTGCTTACTCATTCCCATGAAGATCACACAAATTTAGCTAATGCATTAGTAAAAAGATATAATGCAAATGTATATATGTCAGAAAAAGAGATTAATTATTATGGTTTTAGGTGCGGGAATTTGCATGGTTTGAATGATTTTGATGAGATTTATGTTAATAAGACAAAAGTATCTTGTATACTAACGGCTGGACATACTGCAGGAGGAATGTGCTATTTGTTAGAAAATTGCATATTTACTGGAGATACTCTGTTTTCAGAGGGCTGTGGGCTTTGCTATGGAAATGGGGCATCTGCAGAAAATATGTATGATAGTATTCAAAAATTAAAAAGTTTATTAGCGGGGGATATTCTTATATTTCCGGGACATTCATATGGTGTTGAACCAGGTAAGCCATTTGGGTATTTGGGGTTTATAAATGCATATTTAAGTTTTGATAATAAAAAAAAGTTTGTTGAATTTAGAAACAGAAAAAATATTAGAGGTATATTTAATTTTAAATAG
- a CDS encoding TetR/AcrR family transcriptional regulator gives MDKEVQSMDQTENLNQSKKILNAAFKCISSKGYANVSLRNIADEAGVVLSQLNYYYKNKEGLFVEVVKTLAQKYINEIEDTLAKGKSEKERIMSLIGYFQKTMRKDSGLFRILFDLTSMSLWSAPLKELLNNLVNNITALIEKYIFIGFEQKDKDKSYSTETLSRIVFGALFGTSAQVMLANGDNDIIDSLSAIEVFFN, from the coding sequence ATGGATAAAGAAGTTCAAAGCATGGACCAAACTGAAAATTTGAACCAATCTAAAAAAATTCTTAATGCTGCATTTAAATGCATATCTTCAAAAGGTTATGCAAATGTATCCTTACGCAATATTGCAGATGAAGCAGGTGTAGTATTAAGTCAGCTAAACTATTATTATAAAAATAAAGAAGGATTATTCGTAGAAGTAGTAAAAACGCTAGCTCAAAAGTATATTAATGAAATTGAAGATACCTTAGCAAAAGGCAAATCAGAAAAGGAAAGGATAATGTCATTAATAGGGTATTTTCAAAAAACAATGAGGAAAGACTCTGGATTATTTAGAATTCTTTTTGATTTAACAAGTATGTCTCTTTGGTCTGCTCCATTAAAAGAACTTCTTAACAATCTTGTCAATAATATAACTGCTTTAATTGAAAAATATATATTTATTGGCTTTGAACAAAAAGATAAAGATAAAAGCTATTCTACTGAGACATTGTCAAGAATAGTATTCGGCGCACTGTTTGGTACTTCAGCTCAGGTGATGCTTGCTAATGGGGATAATGACATAATTGATTCATTATCTGCAATAGAAGTGTTTTTTAATTAG
- the tnpB gene encoding IS66 family insertion sequence element accessory protein TnpB (TnpB, as the term is used for proteins encoded by IS66 family insertion elements, is considered an accessory protein, since TnpC, encoded by a neighboring gene, is a DDE family transposase.): MLNTRDKRIYLACGYTDMRKSINGLAAIVEGSFRLDPFGRALFVFCNRNRDRLKILEWDGDGFWLHFKRLEKGHFKWPLAGDEQTMMLTSEEMEYLLGSPRLTQKLKRQEIRANTAI; this comes from the coding sequence ATGTTAAATACAAGAGACAAACGAATATATCTTGCCTGTGGATATACAGATATGCGTAAGTCAATAAACGGACTAGCGGCAATAGTCGAAGGTAGTTTTAGACTTGATCCGTTTGGTAGGGCGCTATTTGTATTTTGTAATCGTAATCGAGATAGATTAAAAATTTTAGAATGGGATGGGGATGGCTTTTGGCTGCACTTTAAGCGATTGGAAAAAGGGCATTTCAAATGGCCATTAGCAGGAGATGAGCAAACTATGATGCTTACATCTGAAGAAATGGAATACTTGTTAGGAAGTCCACGTCTCACACAAAAGTTAAAGCGACAGGAAATAAGAGCAAACACCGCTATATAA
- a CDS encoding HD family phosphohydrolase, with protein MIELLKSKLNLEVDSSSFEEYKSCICELTENTKINLMDNFIQHSNVTCLEHSIYVSYISFLVCKRLKLDYSSAARGGLLHDFFLYDWHKAKQERGLHGFTHPYTALKNANENFNLNDLEKDIIVKHMWPLTIRLPKYKESFVVAFVDKYCALMEILKIGFSTNVLKLLVK; from the coding sequence ATGATAGAATTGTTAAAATCAAAACTGAACTTAGAAGTAGATTCCAGTAGTTTTGAAGAATATAAAAGCTGCATTTGCGAACTGACAGAGAATACAAAAATAAATCTTATGGATAATTTTATACAACATAGTAATGTAACGTGTTTAGAACATAGTATTTACGTGTCATATATAAGTTTTTTAGTTTGCAAAAGGTTGAAACTTGATTATTCTTCGGCAGCAAGGGGAGGCTTACTCCATGATTTTTTCTTATATGATTGGCATAAAGCAAAGCAGGAGAGAGGATTACATGGATTTACTCACCCATATACAGCATTAAAAAATGCAAATGAAAACTTTAATTTAAATGATTTGGAAAAAGATATTATTGTTAAGCACATGTGGCCTTTAACAATAAGACTGCCTAAATATAAGGAATCATTTGTTGTTGCATTTGTAGATAAATATTGTGCATTAATGGAAATTTTGAAAATTGGGTTTAGTACTAACGTTTTGAAATTACTGGTAAAGTAG
- a CDS encoding AAA family ATPase, translating into MLESFHIGLYRGLQDINFNDLKDINVFVGQNNSGKTSVLEAIILSGLFDDVDLLVDTLVSRYQIFSVDLFKRMFTLGKEAIICLESKLRNNGNKIHTHVQYESAKRIKNYKDSTQVFEDFTLKFLYNACNDKEIKDKDDLNESFFIRFEEGEDGYQVILGSPKECKLDYKIPCQFVSFSRFDRSKRLLQTVDEVLDSNRRAELIDVLRIFDRDVDNFEVISKNRVIKIFKKGYNEPLSLNDYGNGMYKAFFIATSALLCKNGIFLIDEIEAGIHSEALSQFITRLLQVCKNNNVQLFLTTHSLEAIDVILNNCQDSLNDTAFYHLMSNKKDTKLKRYSGEKLIQLRNEIGFDVR; encoded by the coding sequence ATGCTGGAAAGTTTTCATATAGGTCTGTATAGAGGGTTACAGGATATTAATTTTAACGACCTAAAAGATATTAATGTTTTTGTTGGGCAAAACAATAGTGGGAAAACATCTGTACTTGAAGCTATAATTTTATCAGGTTTATTTGATGATGTAGATTTATTAGTTGATACATTAGTTTCGAGATATCAAATTTTTTCTGTAGATTTATTTAAAAGAATGTTTACTCTTGGGAAAGAAGCCATAATTTGTCTTGAATCTAAACTACGAAATAATGGTAATAAAATTCATACACATGTACAATATGAATCAGCAAAACGAATAAAGAATTATAAAGATTCGACTCAGGTTTTTGAAGATTTCACTTTGAAATTTTTATATAATGCTTGTAATGACAAAGAAATAAAAGATAAAGATGATTTAAATGAAAGCTTTTTTATCAGGTTTGAAGAAGGAGAGGATGGCTATCAAGTTATTCTTGGAAGTCCAAAAGAGTGTAAGCTAGATTATAAAATTCCTTGTCAATTTGTCTCCTTTTCGAGATTTGACAGATCAAAACGATTGTTACAGACGGTAGATGAAGTACTTGATAGTAATAGAAGAGCTGAACTTATTGATGTTTTAAGAATATTTGATAGGGATGTAGATAATTTTGAGGTTATTAGCAAGAACAGAGTAATCAAGATTTTTAAAAAAGGATATAATGAGCCACTTTCGCTAAATGATTATGGAAATGGAATGTATAAAGCTTTTTTTATTGCTACTTCTGCACTTTTATGTAAAAACGGTATATTTTTAATAGATGAGATTGAGGCTGGAATTCATAGCGAAGCTTTGAGTCAGTTTATTACAAGATTATTGCAAGTATGCAAAAATAACAACGTGCAGTTGTTTTTGACAACACACAGTTTAGAGGCAATAGATGTTATTTTAAATAATTGCCAAGATAGTTTGAATGATACAGCTTTCTATCATCTAATGTCAAATAAAAAAGATACAAAATTGAAAAGATATAGTGGTGAAAAACTAATCCAATTAAGGAATGAAATTGGTTTTGATGTGAGGTAA
- a CDS encoding glycoside hydrolase family 44 protein gives MNRRKIGALIISSALVLTSMLPNGISFAASVSQVNVTIDTNAERAAISPYIYGGNWEFNNAKLTAKRLGGNRQTGYNWENNFSNAGSDWQHSSDTYLLENGNIPKAKWNEPGIVASDFHEKNLAAGEDYSLVTLQAAGYVSADKNGTVSPADVAPSARWKEVKFTKGAPLSTTPDLTDDYVYMDEYVNFLVNKFGNASTATGIKGYALDNEPALWSSTHARIHPNAATCEEIVDKNINLAKAVKSVDPYAETFGLVAYGFAAYNTFQDAVDWESVKNGYNWFLDYYLDSVKKASDTEGKRLVDVLDLHWYPEARGGGDRICFGENIANTDCNKARLQAPRTLWDSTYLEDSWIATWCSDKLPLLPNVQNSIDRYNPGTKLAFTEYSFGGDEHITGGIAQADVLGIFGKYGVYLATVWGGGSYTAAGFNIYTNYDGKGSTYGDTKVKAETSDVENTSVYASVDADDDSKLHVIMINKNYNESVDVNFNIASDESYKSAKVYAFDRGSSNIYERAPITNISNNKLTYTVPALTVCHIVLDTNGSGSTIKYGDINGDGDIDSIDFARLKISLLDPEAPYNKVADLNGDNAVDAIDFAILKQYLLRIITVIGPEEPVEQEENNAPVAAFTVSPKEAFTGDDVTCDGSASSDPDGKVYIYSWDFGDKTEGSGKIVSHKYKAPGTYTIKLTVTDEYGLSNSTTDTVIITTATGDNSDINFEDGTLQGITTNDASISQMSVTSEKAFKGAHSLKWDVTCAPTGKADIVVNSDTPVLTPGKSMTFRIWVPENAPIKSIQPYVMPHDPTWDTIEWNSSWAGYDQMKKGDWNEFTVTLSPTSSPDLVQQQFGIQIETLEEGSFTVYVDSIDW, from the coding sequence ATGAACAGAAGGAAAATTGGAGCATTAATTATTAGCTCAGCTTTGGTTTTAACATCAATGCTCCCAAATGGTATCAGTTTTGCTGCTTCGGTCAGCCAAGTAAATGTTACAATTGATACTAACGCAGAAAGAGCAGCAATTAGTCCGTACATTTATGGGGGAAATTGGGAATTCAACAATGCAAAGCTAACAGCAAAAAGACTTGGAGGTAACAGACAAACAGGGTACAATTGGGAAAACAACTTCTCAAATGCGGGAAGTGATTGGCAGCACTCAAGTGATACTTATTTGTTGGAAAATGGAAACATACCTAAAGCAAAGTGGAACGAACCTGGTATAGTTGCAAGTGATTTCCATGAAAAGAATCTAGCTGCTGGTGAAGATTATTCTCTTGTTACTTTACAGGCAGCAGGATATGTTTCAGCAGACAAAAATGGTACAGTTTCACCAGCGGATGTTGCACCATCAGCTAGGTGGAAAGAGGTTAAGTTTACTAAGGGTGCTCCTCTATCGACTACACCTGACTTAACTGATGACTACGTTTATATGGATGAATACGTAAACTTCTTAGTAAACAAGTTTGGAAATGCTTCTACAGCAACAGGAATAAAAGGTTATGCACTTGACAATGAACCTGCATTGTGGTCTAGTACACATGCTAGAATTCATCCTAATGCAGCAACATGTGAAGAAATTGTAGATAAAAATATAAATCTTGCTAAAGCAGTAAAAAGTGTTGATCCATATGCAGAGACATTTGGACTTGTAGCTTATGGATTTGCAGCATATAATACATTCCAAGATGCAGTTGACTGGGAATCAGTTAAGAATGGCTATAATTGGTTTTTAGATTATTATCTTGATAGCGTGAAAAAGGCATCAGATACAGAAGGTAAGAGACTAGTTGATGTACTTGACTTACACTGGTATCCAGAAGCTAGAGGCGGCGGAGATAGAATATGCTTTGGCGAGAATATTGCCAATACTGACTGTAACAAAGCACGTCTTCAAGCTCCAAGAACATTGTGGGATTCTACATATTTGGAAGATAGCTGGATAGCAACATGGTGCAGTGACAAACTTCCTTTATTACCAAATGTTCAAAATTCAATTGATAGATATAACCCTGGAACTAAGCTTGCATTCACTGAGTATTCATTTGGTGGAGATGAGCATATAACAGGTGGTATTGCTCAGGCAGATGTTTTAGGTATATTTGGTAAATATGGTGTATACCTTGCTACAGTTTGGGGTGGCGGAAGCTATACTGCTGCAGGCTTTAACATCTATACAAATTATGATGGAAAAGGCTCAACTTATGGTGATACAAAAGTTAAGGCTGAGACATCAGATGTTGAAAACACTTCTGTATACGCATCAGTTGATGCAGATGACGATTCAAAGCTACATGTAATTATGATAAACAAGAATTATAATGAATCAGTAGATGTTAACTTTAATATAGCTAGTGATGAAAGCTATAAGTCAGCAAAAGTATATGCTTTTGACAGAGGCAGCTCAAATATCTATGAAAGAGCTCCTATAACTAATATTTCTAATAACAAATTAACATACACTGTTCCTGCATTAACAGTATGTCATATTGTTCTTGATACAAATGGCAGTGGCAGTACAATCAAATATGGAGATATTAACGGAGATGGAGATATTGATTCAATAGACTTTGCTCGTTTGAAGATCTCTTTACTTGATCCAGAAGCACCTTATAATAAAGTAGCAGACTTAAATGGTGATAATGCAGTTGATGCTATTGACTTTGCAATATTAAAGCAATATTTGCTTAGAATTATAACTGTTATTGGACCTGAAGAACCTGTAGAGCAGGAGGAAAACAATGCTCCAGTAGCTGCATTTACAGTATCACCTAAAGAAGCATTTACTGGTGATGATGTAACATGTGATGGTTCCGCATCTAGTGATCCTGATGGAAAGGTTTACATTTATTCATGGGATTTCGGTGACAAAACAGAAGGTAGTGGAAAGATTGTTTCACATAAATATAAAGCTCCAGGAACATATACTATTAAGTTGACTGTTACTGATGAATATGGACTATCTAATAGTACAACTGATACAGTTATTATAACAACAGCAACAGGAGATAATTCTGATATTAACTTCGAAGATGGAACGTTACAAGGAATAACAACTAATGACGCTTCTATATCACAAATGTCAGTTACTTCTGAAAAAGCATTTAAAGGTGCGCATTCATTAAAATGGGATGTTACTTGTGCACCAACAGGAAAAGCAGATATAGTTGTAAATAGCGATACACCAGTTTTGACTCCTGGTAAATCAATGACATTCAGAATTTGGGTACCTGAAAATGCTCCAATTAAATCTATTCAGCCTTATGTAATGCCTCATGATCCTACATGGGATACTATCGAATGGAATTCATCATGGGCAGGATACGATCAAATGAAGAAGGGTGATTGGAACGAATTTACTGTAACACTTTCTCCTACATCAAGTCCTGACTTAGTACAGCAGCAGTTTGGTATTCAGATTGAGACTTTAGAAGAAGGTAGCTTTACAGTTTATGTTGATTCTATTGATTGGTAG